From the Clostridiales bacterium FE2011 genome, one window contains:
- a CDS encoding ABC transporter substrate-binding protein gives MKKLLAYLLICVMALTAVTAGLAETAEEPVAEEKPQITYDYEELTVAVTTPLTGNFFTNLWGNGSSDMDVRAMIHGYNLIEWNTEDGVFVPDESVISGVNVQQADNGDITFIIALYEDLFYSDGTPVTAWDYAFSILLTMAPELKELGAGVHQPEYIAGYSNYISGKTDHLTGVRVVNDHLMHITIDHAYLPFFYELGLLDCIPYPAAVIAPGVKVADDGKGVYLTNKEGGNEAVFTADLLKGTILDEASGYKTHPSVTSGPYVLTSYEDGVAKFEINPQYKGNSKGQKPMIKKVTMISMPSDEMIDAYHEGKVTLLNKVSDAGTITQLLGEAAEDEMYTSANYARTGLSFISFNTDRAPLDDLAVRQAIAYAADRDEVVKEALDGYGMKGMGYFGMGQWMYLLLNGTVQYPVDEPDENATEKEKAEYEKTIEQWEELTLDGIEPYDRDLEKAAELLDNAGWNRNADGDGFVQGSDKLRYKQTEEGLVPLRLTMAYGAGSAAGEALEGALVQSLTEIGIELIVEAMDADAMLYQFYRMSETKYDMYFLATNFDLLYDPSLSFTVDEEGHHVWKTSGLADDELWKLAVDMRRTEPEDLMGYCTKWLAFQKRFAEQLPLLPMYSNVYFDFYPQVLHEYKIASNISWPEASIGAYLSDYVPEVPEEE, from the coding sequence ATGAAAAAACTGCTGGCATATCTGCTCATATGCGTGATGGCACTGACAGCTGTTACAGCCGGACTGGCGGAAACAGCGGAAGAACCTGTTGCTGAAGAAAAGCCGCAGATCACATATGATTATGAAGAACTGACGGTAGCCGTCACAACGCCGCTGACCGGGAACTTCTTCACCAATCTGTGGGGAAACGGCAGCAGTGATATGGACGTACGCGCCATGATCCACGGATATAACCTGATTGAATGGAACACGGAAGACGGCGTGTTTGTTCCAGATGAGTCCGTAATCAGCGGTGTGAATGTGCAGCAGGCGGATAACGGCGATATCACCTTTATCATCGCCCTGTACGAAGATCTGTTCTACAGCGACGGCACACCGGTGACCGCCTGGGATTATGCCTTCTCCATCCTGCTGACCATGGCCCCGGAACTGAAAGAACTGGGCGCGGGTGTGCACCAGCCGGAATATATTGCCGGCTACAGCAACTACATCAGCGGAAAAACCGATCACCTGACCGGTGTAAGAGTAGTGAACGATCACCTGATGCACATCACAATAGATCACGCGTACCTGCCCTTCTTCTACGAGCTGGGCCTGCTGGACTGCATACCTTATCCGGCTGCTGTGATTGCTCCCGGCGTGAAAGTGGCGGATGACGGCAAAGGCGTATACCTGACCAACAAAGAAGGTGGAAATGAAGCCGTATTTACGGCAGATCTGCTGAAGGGTACGATCCTGGATGAAGCAAGCGGCTACAAAACACACCCGTCTGTAACAAGCGGGCCGTATGTGCTGACATCCTATGAGGACGGCGTGGCCAAGTTTGAAATCAACCCGCAGTACAAGGGCAATTCCAAAGGCCAGAAGCCTATGATCAAGAAGGTCACGATGATTTCGATGCCTTCGGACGAGATGATCGATGCTTATCATGAAGGTAAGGTCACGCTGCTGAACAAGGTCAGCGACGCTGGGACGATCACGCAGCTGCTGGGCGAAGCAGCCGAGGATGAAATGTACACTTCCGCCAACTATGCCAGAACCGGCCTGAGTTTCATCAGCTTCAATACAGACCGCGCACCGCTGGATGACCTGGCTGTAAGACAGGCAATCGCATATGCCGCGGACCGGGATGAAGTGGTGAAGGAAGCCCTGGATGGCTACGGCATGAAGGGCATGGGCTACTTCGGCATGGGACAGTGGATGTACCTGCTGCTGAACGGTACGGTACAGTATCCTGTGGACGAACCGGATGAAAATGCCACTGAAAAGGAAAAAGCGGAATACGAGAAGACCATTGAACAATGGGAAGAGTTGACACTGGATGGTATAGAACCCTATGACCGTGACCTGGAAAAGGCCGCGGAGCTGCTGGACAATGCCGGATGGAACCGGAATGCAGACGGTGACGGCTTTGTCCAGGGATCTGACAAGCTGCGCTATAAGCAGACAGAAGAAGGCCTGGTGCCGCTGCGGCTGACGATGGCATACGGGGCCGGAAGTGCGGCCGGGGAAGCGCTGGAAGGCGCACTGGTACAGTCCCTGACGGAGATCGGCATTGAGCTGATCGTTGAAGCCATGGACGCAGACGCTATGCTGTACCAGTTTTACAGAATGAGCGAGACGAAGTATGACATGTACTTCCTCGCGACAAACTTCGACCTGCTGTATGATCCTTCTCTTAGTTTTACGGTGGATGAAGAAGGACATCACGTCTGGAAAACTTCCGGACTGGCGGATGACGAACTCTGGAAACTGGCAGTGGATATGCGCCGGACTGAGCCCGAAGACCTGATGGGCTATTGCACGAAATGGCTGGCCTTCCAGAAGCGTTTCGCAGAGCAGCTGCCGCTGCTGCCGATGTATTCCAACGTGTACTTTGACTTCTATCCGCAGGTGCTGCACGAGTATAAGATTGCGTCGAATATTTCCTGGCCAGAAGCTTCCATAGGTGCTTACCTGTCGGACTATGTGCCGGAAGTACCGGAAGAGGAATAA
- a CDS encoding alpha-galactosidase: MKQYSEYRFGDMTVTWWLDEQNHMGMTLVPAGMKDQVREHQYALENLVQIHARGDQLPNGYGNGHTMATTTATDRMRFVNQVKEGNTVVTELADENGRTVFHTLKWEEGLEALRVSVRFENRTGKPVTLDLLSSLNFGGITPFADGDAHGTLLLHRAGSAWSAEGRLITDTIEEAMLERSWTGHALRVLKFGQVGSMPVRGWFPFAAVEDTANDVTWAMQIACPSSWQMEIRRKDDRLNMMASLPDEDFGQWAKTVAPGESFETPEAYVTVGRGGIDRVSQRLLTVHRANMPRPDAELPVLFNEYCTTWGDPSHENLTKIADRIQGHGIDFLVIDAGWYRREGVAWHECGGDWIPEEKNMFPQGLKATADMIRAHGMIPGIWFEPETCAKGAEIFRKVEMLLTRRGTVIDTDNRRFMDLRKPEVQAYLDERVIGLLKKCGFGYTKIDYNDCIGVGCDDPDSLGEGLRQNMQAMLGFFRRMRKKIPNLWIENCSSGGHRLEPSLMGVTDMASFSDAHECDEIPIIAAQLHRLILPGQSQIWAALRAKDSIRRINYSLINTFLGVMCISGDVWELSEEQWAKVDEGISFFKEVRDIIRDGISTFHGEVSESWRHPEGWQAVCRTAGGETLTVIHTFGGELPEKVTLPVSGKRILRVMNSEDNKIALENGRLTVELKAPFEAIAIHTGD; encoded by the coding sequence ATGAAACAATACAGCGAATACCGGTTTGGGGATATGACTGTAACCTGGTGGCTGGATGAACAAAACCATATGGGAATGACCCTGGTCCCGGCCGGGATGAAGGATCAGGTGCGGGAACATCAGTATGCGCTGGAGAACCTGGTTCAGATTCACGCAAGGGGTGACCAGCTGCCGAATGGTTACGGAAACGGCCATACGATGGCCACAACAACAGCCACCGACCGTATGCGTTTTGTGAATCAGGTAAAGGAAGGCAATACGGTGGTGACCGAGCTTGCAGACGAGAACGGCCGCACAGTTTTCCATACGCTGAAATGGGAAGAAGGACTGGAAGCCCTGCGGGTTTCTGTCCGGTTTGAAAACCGGACAGGGAAACCGGTGACGCTGGACCTGCTTTCCAGCCTGAACTTTGGCGGGATTACACCCTTTGCGGACGGAGATGCCCACGGTACCCTGCTGCTGCACCGGGCGGGAAGCGCCTGGAGCGCAGAGGGCAGGCTGATCACGGATACCATTGAGGAAGCGATGCTGGAGCGGTCCTGGACGGGCCATGCGCTACGGGTGCTGAAGTTTGGCCAGGTTGGCTCCATGCCGGTGCGGGGCTGGTTTCCCTTTGCGGCAGTTGAGGACACGGCAAACGACGTGACCTGGGCGATGCAGATAGCCTGTCCTTCCTCCTGGCAGATGGAAATCCGCCGGAAGGATGACCGACTGAATATGATGGCGTCCCTGCCGGATGAGGATTTCGGCCAGTGGGCGAAGACTGTCGCACCGGGAGAAAGCTTTGAAACACCTGAAGCTTATGTGACGGTGGGACGCGGCGGCATTGACCGGGTGAGCCAGCGGCTGCTGACAGTCCACCGGGCTAATATGCCCCGGCCGGATGCGGAACTGCCGGTGCTGTTCAACGAATACTGCACGACCTGGGGCGATCCGAGCCATGAGAACCTGACAAAGATCGCGGACCGTATCCAGGGACACGGGATCGATTTCCTGGTGATTGACGCGGGCTGGTACCGCAGGGAAGGTGTGGCCTGGCATGAGTGCGGCGGGGATTGGATTCCGGAAGAAAAAAATATGTTCCCCCAGGGCCTGAAGGCAACGGCGGACATGATCCGGGCGCACGGCATGATTCCCGGGATCTGGTTTGAGCCGGAAACCTGTGCAAAGGGAGCGGAAATATTCCGGAAAGTAGAAATGCTGCTGACCCGCCGGGGTACGGTGATCGATACAGATAATCGCAGGTTTATGGATCTCCGCAAGCCGGAGGTTCAGGCATACCTTGATGAACGGGTAATCGGCCTGCTGAAGAAATGCGGCTTTGGCTATACGAAGATTGACTATAACGACTGTATCGGCGTGGGATGTGACGATCCGGACAGCCTGGGCGAAGGCCTGCGGCAGAATATGCAGGCCATGCTTGGGTTCTTCCGCCGGATGCGGAAAAAAATCCCGAACCTTTGGATTGAAAACTGTTCCTCCGGCGGACACCGGCTGGAGCCCTCGCTGATGGGCGTGACGGATATGGCATCTTTTTCTGACGCACATGAGTGCGACGAGATTCCGATTATCGCGGCCCAGTTGCACCGGCTGATCCTGCCGGGACAGTCCCAGATCTGGGCGGCGCTGCGGGCGAAGGACAGCATCCGCAGGATCAACTATTCCCTGATCAACACCTTCCTGGGGGTGATGTGCATCTCCGGAGATGTGTGGGAATTGTCCGAAGAGCAGTGGGCTAAGGTGGATGAAGGAATCAGCTTCTTCAAGGAAGTGAGGGACATCATCCGGGACGGAATTTCCACCTTCCACGGAGAGGTTTCCGAGAGCTGGCGGCATCCGGAAGGATGGCAGGCAGTCTGCCGGACGGCAGGCGGGGAAACATTGACGGTGATCCATACCTTTGGCGGGGAACTGCCTGAAAAGGTTACGCTGCCGGTATCCGGGAAACGGATCCTGAGGGTGATGAACAGCGAAGACAATAAGATTGCATTGGAGAACGGCAGGCTGACGGTGGAACTGAAAGCTCCGTTTGAAGCAATTGCGATTCACACAGGAGATTGA